AACTTTAATTAATGCATCAACTGCTTTGTTAATGTTTTCTTGTTTAATTCCGATGTTTGCTTTCATTTTAAATTAGGTTTAATAAATAATAATCAAGTGAATATTTTCCTGCGCCAAGCGCTAGAATTAGTAATAGCGATAAAGTGTACATATAAGGAACGTCGCGTACTTCGAGCGAATCTTTTCTGTGCACTACAAAATAACCAACAGCTGTTACGCCAATTGTCGGTAAAACTGCTAAACGAGTTCCAAGTCCGAGAATAATAAAAAACGGAACTACAGTATCTGAAAAAGCCGCCACCAATCCGTTTAGTTTTTCAGGAAGGTGCAATGGATTTGGAACGTGTTCTTTTTGTCCGTTTTCAACTCTGAATTTTTTCATTCCGTGCACTCTGAAAAGTTCAACAGCCAAAAGAATTCTAAAAACCAGAATTGCAGCATTGTTGAATGAACTTCCTAAATCAGAGTTTAGGATTTGTTTTATAAGGTCTATCATTTTTATAATATTAAAAAGCAAAACAAGAACACCCTAAAGCACCCCAAAATGCATTGTAATTGTTAACTGGAACATTGCTTAATCTTGCAGCGTCGTGATTGTGTAAGTGCACATCGCAGCTGCCGCTGCAGTTGTGTATTTTTGATGTTAAACTTGGTTTTGCATGAGTATGAGCATTTTTCTCAATTGTACTTTGAAAACTGTTTCTTGCTGGATATCCGTTGTATATATTCGTCGGCGACCAATCTGGAAGAATCGGAATATGCGGCGGAGAGAAAGAAGAGAAATCGCCATTTGCATAGACAATTTTTCCGTCTACAATCGTTAAATCAGCTTCGATTTTTTTGATGTCTTCATCGTCAATGCTAAAATAATCACGATCCAGAACCACTAAATCGGCAAACATTCCTTTTTTGATATCTCCTTTTTTAGCTTGTTCTTGAGAAAACCAAGCGCTTCCACGAGTATATAATTCCAAAGCTGTTTCTCTGTTCAATCGGCTTTCATTGTATAATTGTAAACCTCCAACAGTTTTTCCAGCCGTCATCCAATACATAGAAACCCACGGATTGTAACTGCTTACACGTGTAGCATCTGAACCTGCACCAACAGGAACTTCCATTTCAATCATTTTTTTGATTGGCGGTGTGTTTTCTGCTGCTTTTGCGCCGTAACGATCGGTAAAATATTCGCCTTGATACGCCATTCTGCTTTGAACGGCGATCCCTCCGCCAAGTGCTTTTACACGTTCGATGTTGCGTTCGTCAATAGTTTCAGCGTGGTCAAAAATCCACGGTAAACCGTTAAACGGGACTTCACGGTTTATCTTTTCGAAGACATTCAAAAATCTGGTAATGCTTTCGTTATAAGTAGCATGAAGCCTAAACGGCCAGCGATTTTCTACCAAAAGACGAACTACTTTTTCTAGTTCTGCTTCCATGTTTTCTGGTAAATCAGGTCTTGGCTGTAAAAAATCTTCAAAATCGGCTGCAGAGAAAACCAACATTTCACCCGCACCGTTATGACGATACATATCATTTCCCTGATATAATTTTACTGTATCAATCCAATCGGAGAAATCTTCAAATTCTTGTTTTGGTTTTTGAGTGAAAAGATTGTACGCAATTCTAACCGTCAATTGTTTCTTTTCATTTAATTCATTTACGACTTTATAATCGTCAGGAAAATTCTGAAAACCGCCGCCGGCATCAATCACACTTGTGATTCCAAAACGGTTGAGTTCTTTCATAAAATGACGTGTCGAATTGATTTGATGTTCATACGAAAGTGTCGGCCCTTTTGCTAAAGTCGAATATAAAATCATCGCGTTTGGTGTTGCAATAATCAATCCTGTTGGCTCTCCATTTGCATCTCTTTCGATATGTCCTCCTGGAGGAGCTGGTGTATTTTTGTTGTAACCAACGGCTTTAAGCGCGGCTCTGTTCATAATTGCTCTATCATACAAATGCAGAATAAAAACAGGCGTTTCTGGAGCAATTGCATTGATTTCTTCTAAAGTAGGCATTCTGCGTTCGGCAAACTGAAACTCTGACCAACCGCCCACAACACGAACCCATTGCGGATTTGGAGTGCGGTCTACTTGTTCTTTCAACATGCGAAGCGCATCAGCAAGAGAAGGAACTCCGTCCCAGCGCAATTCTAAATTATAGTTTAATCCGCCGCGAATTAAGTGAATATGCGAATCGTTGATTCCAGGAACCACTCTTCGGTTTAAAAGATCAATTATTTTGGTTTCTCCTGATGCAAAACTCATGATCTCGCTGTCATTTCCAACGGCAATAAATTTTCCGTCTTTTATGGCTACAGCGGTTACATTTGGCGTTTCGGCATTGAAACTGTGAATTTTTCCGTTGAATAAAATTAAATCTGCTTTCATAATTTCTATTATTTAGAATTTAATTTTGTGATTGCTTCTTTAATTCCTTCGCCTGCAATGGTGTAGAAAGCTGGACCAGCAAGCAGAATAATTTTAGTTAATGGCTTATTGTCGGATAATTTTTTCTCTTTCAAATAATTCTGCGTTCTATAAGCCTCAAAAGAACCTAAAACTACATTTGTCGCAACCAAAGCTGTTGGAGAATCGATTCCAGCATCTTTAATATCGCTTGCAAAAGAAAAGTTGCTGACTCCCAAACGCAAAGCCTCACGTATCGCAACACTTCCTACACTGATCATTAAATCTGGAGTAAATTTATTACGGTCGCCTAAACCAATAAGTAAAAGTTTTTTTGATGCTAAAGTTCCTTTTGGCGGTGTAATCAATAAAGTTTCAAGAGCATGTCCGGTAAATTTGCCGCTTTTTCTTAATTCGGTAATCAGACCTTTAAAAGCGTCGTCAAGATGAACCATTCCGTTAAGGTTGGCAGGAAGGGCAGGAGGATTAAAAATATCCCCTTCTGTATATTCGAAAACGCAGGCAACTTGTAAATCTGCTTCTGCTGCAGATGGTCCTTGAACCAACCCGTTTACAGCAACTCCGTCTACTTTTCCCCAAGTTGTAGTCGATCCGAGTGCAGCGTTTTGTGCAAAAGCAGTATTTGTTAAGCCTGCGAATAGTAGAAAAATTAGAGTCGTTTCTCTAATCGCATATTTTTTTAAAAGAACTAAGTTTTTCATATTTAGAATTTTAGTTGATGTTGTTTTTATTTTAAACATATAATGACGTAGATTTTGACGCTGATGACACGGATTCGCTATCGCGAAAACGCGGATTTACACAGATTCTTTTTTTAGGACTTTATTTAAAAATCCGTTTTTATCAGCGTTTTCGCGATAGCGAATCCGTATCATCCGTGTTCTTTTTAGGATATGTGTTTAAAAGAATTATGTTTTTAAAATTTAAATCCAAGTCGGGCATTCCAGAAAATACCGTCTTTAGAATTTGGAATAATGTCGTTGATAAAAGCGCCTGTTTTAAAATACTGAATCCCGCTTACGACTGATATATATTTGTTGACGCTGTAAGTG
The Flavobacterium flavigenum genome window above contains:
- a CDS encoding DoxX family protein, whose amino-acid sequence is MIDLIKQILNSDLGSSFNNAAILVFRILLAVELFRVHGMKKFRVENGQKEHVPNPLHLPEKLNGLVAAFSDTVVPFFIILGLGTRLAVLPTIGVTAVGYFVVHRKDSLEVRDVPYMYTLSLLLILALGAGKYSLDYYLLNLI
- a CDS encoding amidohydrolase, whose protein sequence is MKADLILFNGKIHSFNAETPNVTAVAIKDGKFIAVGNDSEIMSFASGETKIIDLLNRRVVPGINDSHIHLIRGGLNYNLELRWDGVPSLADALRMLKEQVDRTPNPQWVRVVGGWSEFQFAERRMPTLEEINAIAPETPVFILHLYDRAIMNRAALKAVGYNKNTPAPPGGHIERDANGEPTGLIIATPNAMILYSTLAKGPTLSYEHQINSTRHFMKELNRFGITSVIDAGGGFQNFPDDYKVVNELNEKKQLTVRIAYNLFTQKPKQEFEDFSDWIDTVKLYQGNDMYRHNGAGEMLVFSAADFEDFLQPRPDLPENMEAELEKVVRLLVENRWPFRLHATYNESITRFLNVFEKINREVPFNGLPWIFDHAETIDERNIERVKALGGGIAVQSRMAYQGEYFTDRYGAKAAENTPPIKKMIEMEVPVGAGSDATRVSSYNPWVSMYWMTAGKTVGGLQLYNESRLNRETALELYTRGSAWFSQEQAKKGDIKKGMFADLVVLDRDYFSIDDEDIKKIEADLTIVDGKIVYANGDFSSFSPPHIPILPDWSPTNIYNGYPARNSFQSTIEKNAHTHAKPSLTSKIHNCSGSCDVHLHNHDAARLSNVPVNNYNAFWGALGCSCFAF
- a CDS encoding M17 family peptidase N-terminal domain-containing protein, with the translated sequence MKNLVLLKKYAIRETTLIFLLFAGLTNTAFAQNAALGSTTTWGKVDGVAVNGLVQGPSAAEADLQVACVFEYTEGDIFNPPALPANLNGMVHLDDAFKGLITELRKSGKFTGHALETLLITPPKGTLASKKLLLIGLGDRNKFTPDLMISVGSVAIREALRLGVSNFSFASDIKDAGIDSPTALVATNVVLGSFEAYRTQNYLKEKKLSDNKPLTKIILLAGPAFYTIAGEGIKEAITKLNSK